Proteins encoded within one genomic window of Pantoea eucalypti:
- a CDS encoding AAA family ATPase: MANDDKQVMKVAQRSERMLLSLTDQIQAQKQELHENTYYQVYAKAALAKLPKLTRASVDYAVNEMEESGYQFDKRAAGSSVKYAMSIQNIIDIYHHRGVPKYRDRHSDAFTIFVGNLKGGVSKTVSTVSLAHALRAHPHLLYEDLRILVIDLDPQSSATMFLNHERSVGLVEATAAQAMLQNVSRDELVNEFIVPSIIPGVDVLPASIDDAFIASSWDQLCAEHLPEQNVHAVLYDNVIAKLKKDYDFIFIDSGPHLDAFLKNAIAASDLLMTPVPPAQVDFHSTLKYLTRLPELIAIIEDSGATCRLQGNIGFMSKLSNKADHKLCHSLAKEIFGGDMLDAALPRLDGFERCGESFDTVISANPSTYVGSSEALKNARSAAEDFAKAVFDRIEFIRLN; encoded by the coding sequence ATGGCTAACGATGACAAACAGGTGATGAAAGTTGCACAGCGTTCAGAACGCATGCTTCTTAGCCTTACCGACCAGATTCAGGCGCAGAAGCAGGAACTGCATGAAAATACGTACTATCAGGTCTATGCCAAAGCGGCGTTAGCAAAGTTGCCCAAACTGACCCGTGCCAGCGTCGATTACGCGGTGAATGAGATGGAAGAGAGCGGTTATCAGTTTGATAAAAGGGCTGCCGGTTCTTCTGTTAAATATGCCATGTCGATTCAGAATATTATCGATATCTACCATCATCGTGGCGTGCCGAAATACCGGGATCGTCATAGTGATGCTTTCACTATTTTTGTGGGTAATCTCAAGGGCGGCGTTTCCAAAACCGTCTCTACGGTTTCACTGGCCCATGCGCTTCGTGCCCATCCTCATCTCTTATATGAAGATTTACGCATTCTGGTTATTGACCTCGACCCGCAGTCATCGGCAACCATGTTTTTGAATCACGAGCGTTCCGTTGGGCTGGTAGAAGCCACTGCCGCACAGGCGATGTTGCAAAACGTCTCCCGTGATGAACTGGTTAATGAATTTATTGTTCCGTCGATTATCCCTGGTGTGGATGTGCTGCCCGCGTCGATTGATGATGCTTTTATCGCCTCAAGCTGGGACCAGCTTTGTGCTGAGCATCTGCCAGAACAGAACGTTCATGCTGTGCTGTACGACAATGTGATTGCCAAACTTAAAAAAGATTATGACTTCATCTTTATCGACAGCGGCCCACATCTTGATGCTTTCCTGAAAAATGCGATTGCCGCTTCAGATCTCCTGATGACGCCGGTGCCACCCGCTCAGGTTGACTTCCATTCAACATTAAAATACCTGACACGTTTGCCGGAACTGATTGCGATTATCGAAGACTCCGGCGCCACCTGTCGCCTGCAGGGCAACATTGGCTTTATGTCAAAGCTCTCTAATAAAGCTGACCACAAACTCTGCCATAGCCTGGCAAAAGAGATTTTTGGCGGGGATATGCTCGATGCCGCCCTACCCCGCCTGGATGGGTTCGAACGTTGCGGTGAATCGTTTGATACGGTTATCTCAGCCAATCCGTCAACCTATGTCGGTAGCAGCGAAGCGTTGAAGAATGCACGTTCCGCGGCAGAGGATTTTGCAAAAGCCGTCTTCGACCGTATCGAATTTATTCGCCTGAACTGA
- a CDS encoding RepB family plasmid replication initiator protein, which yields MADKDNENKALLEPFLSVTKNSGEVIQLHPNKNNTVQPVALMRLGLFVPTLKSTARGKSGAMASTDATKELKNLTLVKAEGYEKITITGARLDMDNDFKTWAGIIQSFSRYPTKGDTVTLPFIDFVKMCGIPSANSSAALRKRLDASLRRIATNTLSFEGNGKAYHTHLVQSAYYDREKDIVRIQADPKLFELYNFDHKVLLQLRAISRLKRKESAQALYTFLESLPTNPAPISLARLRMRLNLGSKTTTQNHVVRRAMEQLKEIGYLDYSEVKRGRSVFFIIHSRTPKLDGIGNLESIDSLDEIEFED from the coding sequence ATGGCAGATAAAGACAACGAAAACAAAGCGTTACTAGAACCTTTTCTGTCTGTGACAAAAAACAGTGGTGAAGTTATCCAGCTTCATCCCAACAAGAATAATACCGTTCAGCCCGTCGCATTAATGCGTCTCGGGCTCTTTGTGCCAACGCTGAAATCGACCGCTCGCGGGAAATCCGGGGCGATGGCCTCAACAGATGCGACGAAAGAGCTAAAGAACCTGACGCTGGTGAAAGCGGAGGGTTACGAAAAGATTACCATTACCGGCGCGCGGCTGGATATGGATAACGATTTCAAAACCTGGGCAGGTATTATTCAGTCATTCTCGCGTTATCCGACCAAAGGCGACACGGTCACCCTGCCGTTTATTGATTTTGTGAAGATGTGCGGCATTCCCTCTGCTAACTCTTCCGCTGCGCTACGAAAACGCCTTGATGCCTCGCTACGACGTATTGCGACCAATACCCTCTCCTTTGAAGGCAATGGCAAGGCGTATCATACCCACCTGGTGCAGTCTGCTTATTACGACCGTGAAAAAGATATCGTCCGCATTCAGGCTGATCCTAAGCTGTTCGAACTTTATAATTTCGACCACAAAGTACTGCTTCAGCTCCGGGCCATCTCCCGCCTCAAGCGTAAAGAGTCTGCGCAGGCGCTCTACACCTTCCTGGAGAGTCTGCCGACCAATCCGGCACCCATCTCCCTTGCACGTTTGCGCATGCGTCTTAACCTCGGTTCAAAGACCACTACGCAGAACCACGTGGTAAGGCGCGCGATGGAGCAGCTAAAAGAGATCGGTTATCTGGATTATTCAGAAGTGAAGCGCGGCCGCTCTGTGTTTTTCATTATTCACAGTCGCACGCCTAAGCTTGATGGTATCGGTAATCTGGAGAGCATTGATTCGCTGGATGAGATCGAGTTTGAAGATTAA
- a CDS encoding aldehyde dehydrogenase family protein, producing MTEHALSHNPATGEILARYPLQNPAELEQTLETSASAFATWKHSSMTDRVRVLRQLGEQLRLREPDLSRMITTEMGKPISQARAEVLKCANLCDWYAEHGPAMLADQPTQIADAWQRFRPIGVILAVMPWNFPLWQVLRGAVSMLLAGNTYLLKHAPNVMGSATLMAELFSATDLPAGGFNLVNVDNDGVSVAIKDDRIAAVAVTGSVRAGAAIAAQAGAALKKTVLELGGSDPFIVLADADLDEAVKSAVIGRFQNTGQVCMAAKRFIIEAPIAEEFEKRFTAAVQALTMGDPLDENTFLGPMARADLRDELDGQVKATLSEGARLVLGGEKVAGQGNYYAPTILADVTSNMTAFRQELFGPVAAIAVARDPQHALEIANDSEFGLSATVWSGNEEIADQLARQLEVGAVFINGNGASDPRVTIGGVKKSGYGRELSHFGVHEFCNVQTVWKNRR from the coding sequence ATGACTGAACATGCCCTATCACATAACCCCGCAACTGGTGAAATTCTGGCACGCTATCCACTGCAAAACCCGGCAGAGCTGGAGCAGACGCTTGAAACCAGCGCATCAGCTTTTGCCACATGGAAACACAGCAGCATGACCGATCGGGTTCGCGTATTACGCCAGCTTGGTGAGCAACTGCGTCTGCGAGAGCCTGATCTTTCCCGTATGATCACAACGGAGATGGGAAAACCCATTTCGCAGGCACGCGCTGAAGTCCTTAAATGCGCCAACTTATGCGACTGGTATGCTGAGCATGGCCCTGCAATGCTGGCCGACCAGCCCACCCAGATTGCTGATGCATGGCAACGATTCCGTCCCATCGGGGTGATCCTGGCGGTGATGCCATGGAATTTCCCACTGTGGCAGGTTCTGCGAGGCGCAGTGAGCATGTTGCTGGCAGGTAACACCTATCTGCTGAAACACGCGCCTAACGTCATGGGCAGCGCCACACTGATGGCTGAGCTGTTCAGCGCAACCGATCTGCCAGCGGGTGGCTTCAACCTGGTCAACGTCGACAACGACGGTGTCTCAGTCGCCATCAAAGATGATCGTATTGCTGCCGTCGCCGTAACCGGCAGCGTACGGGCTGGCGCAGCCATCGCCGCACAGGCAGGTGCAGCATTGAAGAAAACCGTGCTGGAATTGGGCGGATCCGATCCCTTTATCGTGCTGGCAGATGCCGATCTTGATGAAGCGGTTAAATCTGCTGTCATTGGGCGTTTCCAGAATACCGGGCAGGTCTGCATGGCCGCTAAACGCTTTATTATTGAAGCGCCAATTGCAGAAGAGTTTGAAAAGCGTTTCACGGCCGCGGTTCAGGCGCTCACCATGGGCGATCCTCTGGATGAAAACACCTTCCTGGGCCCAATGGCTCGCGCCGATCTGCGTGACGAACTGGATGGACAGGTTAAAGCGACACTGAGCGAAGGCGCACGTCTGGTGCTGGGTGGTGAAAAAGTAGCAGGGCAGGGTAACTACTATGCGCCGACCATTCTCGCAGATGTCACCAGTAACATGACCGCATTCAGACAGGAGCTGTTTGGCCCGGTCGCGGCTATTGCTGTGGCACGGGATCCTCAACATGCACTGGAGATCGCCAATGACAGTGAGTTTGGCCTCAGTGCAACCGTCTGGAGCGGTAACGAAGAGATTGCCGATCAACTGGCGCGGCAGCTGGAGGTTGGTGCGGTGTTTATCAATGGCAACGGCGCGTCCGATCCGCGCGTTACCATCGGTGGCGTGAAGAAAAGCGGCTACGGCCGTGAGCTGTCGCACTTTGGTGTGCACGAATTCTGTAACGTGCAGACCGTGTGGAAAAACCGCCGCTAG
- a CDS encoding NAD(P)/FAD-dependent oxidoreductase, with the protein MPQRIAVIGAGVLGLAVAQSLSRRGAQVTVFDKNYPGSGTSQISYAWVNANGKEPTSYHDLNAHAIDEHKRWQASHPASPQWLLETGTLEWAADQSSLCQLARRAAKLTTLDYPVEKRSRAALLDALPALRLDPRIQHAWFFPSECLLYPSLFIASLLADLRASGGQLVCNNEVTTLTETNRDVHLTLASGDEWRGDQLVLATGRWAPELMSQCGLELAMTDANRADPVACSFLAQTQPLPIPLKCNLITPELNVRPDGGGRLMLQALDLDQHADPARPVSPDGLIGKEMLRRLRRLFKNAEGARIERIETGQRSRPADGLPATGYISASARVYLMVSHSGMTLAPLLGRLVAEEMLSGTASPMLSAFAPDRLLRPLSAVAKAAPAYLPSAQ; encoded by the coding sequence ATGCCACAACGTATTGCCGTAATCGGTGCAGGCGTGCTGGGTTTAGCCGTCGCGCAATCATTGTCGCGACGGGGCGCGCAGGTCACCGTCTTCGATAAAAACTATCCTGGCAGCGGAACCAGTCAAATCAGCTATGCCTGGGTTAATGCCAACGGCAAGGAACCCACCAGCTACCATGATCTGAATGCCCATGCGATAGACGAGCACAAGCGCTGGCAGGCCAGTCATCCTGCATCACCCCAATGGCTGCTGGAAACCGGCACGCTGGAGTGGGCAGCCGATCAATCGTCCCTGTGCCAGCTGGCGCGACGCGCAGCAAAGCTCACAACGCTTGATTATCCCGTTGAAAAACGTAGCCGCGCCGCACTTCTGGATGCTCTGCCCGCGTTGCGGCTCGATCCCCGCATTCAGCACGCATGGTTTTTCCCGTCGGAGTGCCTGCTCTATCCGAGCTTGTTTATCGCCTCTCTGCTGGCGGACCTGCGCGCCAGTGGCGGACAGCTGGTCTGCAACAATGAAGTGACAACGCTGACTGAAACAAATCGGGATGTGCATCTGACACTGGCCAGTGGTGATGAATGGCGTGGCGATCAGCTGGTACTGGCGACTGGCCGCTGGGCACCGGAACTCATGAGTCAATGTGGGCTTGAACTGGCGATGACCGATGCAAATCGCGCCGATCCTGTTGCCTGTAGTTTTCTGGCGCAGACGCAGCCTCTGCCGATCCCACTTAAATGCAATTTGATAACCCCGGAACTGAATGTACGGCCGGATGGCGGCGGCCGCCTGATGCTGCAGGCGCTGGATCTGGATCAGCATGCAGATCCGGCACGGCCGGTCTCGCCGGATGGACTGATCGGTAAAGAGATGCTGCGCCGATTACGTCGGCTGTTTAAAAACGCGGAAGGTGCGAGAATTGAGCGGATTGAAACAGGACAGCGGTCGCGTCCGGCTGATGGCTTACCGGCAACAGGCTACATCAGCGCGTCAGCACGCGTTTATCTGATGGTCAGCCATAGCGGAATGACCCTTGCCCCGTTGCTGGGCAGGCTGGTGGCTGAGGAGATGCTGAGCGGCACAGCGTCACCGATGCTGAGTGCGTTTGCACCGGATCGGTTGCTGCGTCCGCTCAGTGCGGTCGCTAAAGCAGCGCCCGCTTATCTTCCATCGGCGCAATAA
- the zigA gene encoding zinc metallochaperone GTPase ZigA, which translates to MPLSLLTSEDPRLPVTVLSGFLGAGKTTLLNHILNNREGRRIAVIVNDMSEINIDAALVRDGGAQLSRTDEKLVEMSNGCICCTLREDLLLEVKRLALAGRFDHLVIESTGISEPLPVAETFTFEDEEGESLSAYARLDSMVTVVDGFNFLRDYRSVDDLQSRGESLGEEDTRSVVDLLVDQIEFCDLLVLNKTDLLSQTQLHELQGMLRALNPDALIVNSEFGQVPLDCLLNTRRFNFDRAAQAPGWLQTLRGEHQPESEEYGIRSFVYRARRPFHPLRFWEVVNHQLDGVIRSKGYFWLASRPDYAAMWSQAGAVARQGYAGRWWVSVPRMDWPQDADTLNFIAEHWQEGTGDARQELVFIGIEMDEKRILSALDHALLTPYEMAAGPEQWINLPDPVPDWFDEATI; encoded by the coding sequence ATGCCACTCTCCCTCCTGACATCCGAGGATCCCCGACTGCCGGTTACCGTTCTCTCTGGCTTTCTCGGTGCCGGTAAAACCACCCTGCTCAACCATATTCTTAATAACCGCGAAGGACGGCGGATTGCGGTCATCGTCAATGATATGTCTGAAATTAATATCGACGCTGCGCTGGTGCGCGACGGCGGCGCACAGCTGTCACGTACCGATGAAAAGCTGGTTGAAATGAGTAACGGCTGCATCTGCTGCACGCTGCGAGAAGACCTGCTGCTGGAGGTGAAACGTCTGGCGCTGGCCGGTCGCTTCGATCATCTGGTAATTGAGTCTACCGGGATCTCTGAACCGCTGCCGGTTGCTGAAACCTTTACGTTTGAAGATGAAGAAGGTGAAAGTCTGTCGGCTTATGCGCGTCTGGATAGCATGGTTACCGTGGTGGATGGCTTCAATTTTCTGCGAGATTATCGTTCAGTCGATGATCTTCAGTCCCGCGGCGAGTCACTGGGCGAGGAGGATACGCGTTCTGTGGTTGATTTACTGGTAGATCAGATTGAGTTCTGTGATTTGCTGGTACTGAACAAAACGGATCTGCTCAGCCAGACGCAATTGCATGAACTGCAGGGCATGCTGCGTGCGCTCAATCCAGATGCCCTTATTGTGAACAGTGAGTTTGGCCAGGTTCCGCTCGATTGCCTGCTCAATACCCGTCGCTTTAATTTTGATCGTGCAGCACAGGCACCAGGCTGGTTGCAGACCCTGCGTGGTGAGCATCAACCGGAATCGGAGGAGTATGGCATTCGCAGTTTTGTCTATCGCGCCCGCCGTCCGTTCCATCCGCTGCGTTTCTGGGAAGTTGTTAATCACCAGCTTGACGGTGTTATCCGTTCTAAGGGCTACTTCTGGCTCGCCAGCCGGCCTGACTATGCTGCGATGTGGTCGCAGGCGGGCGCTGTGGCTCGTCAGGGTTATGCCGGGCGCTGGTGGGTAAGTGTGCCGCGGATGGACTGGCCACAGGATGCGGATACTCTCAATTTCATCGCTGAACACTGGCAGGAAGGGACTGGCGATGCGCGCCAGGAGCTGGTTTTTATCGGCATTGAAATGGATGAAAAGCGCATTCTTTCCGCGCTCGACCACGCACTGCTGACACCCTATGAGATGGCTGCGGGCCCTGAGCAGTGGATCAATCTGCCCGATCCTGTGCCTGACTGGTTTGATGAAGCCACTATCTGA
- a CDS encoding ASCH domain-containing protein — translation MQTLTLVPRLVPDVRSGVKTSTIRWQEGDVVTGPLKLVNQEDATDTVIVWVTRIETLRLNHIAARLGKEAEWPDAVLLAGMREHYPEISLSSEVQLITHLTPAETQVKLAER, via the coding sequence ATGCAAACACTCACTCTGGTGCCGCGTCTTGTACCGGACGTCAGAAGCGGCGTGAAAACCTCAACGATACGCTGGCAGGAAGGTGATGTCGTCACCGGTCCACTGAAACTGGTCAATCAGGAGGATGCAACCGACACGGTAATTGTATGGGTGACGAGGATCGAAACGCTGCGCCTGAATCACATCGCCGCACGGCTGGGGAAGGAGGCTGAATGGCCGGATGCGGTGCTGCTGGCGGGGATGCGCGAACACTATCCAGAGATCAGTCTGAGCAGTGAGGTGCAGCTGATCACACACCTCACGCCCGCCGAAACTCAGGTAAAGCTCGCCGAACGCTAA
- a CDS encoding helix-turn-helix domain-containing protein, with protein sequence MNTPISIIANALVRERQRAGLSLAEVARRAGIAKSTLSQLEAGNGNPGIETLWSLCVTLNIPFSRLLEPDARRLQVIRRGEGLSVTADLADYQAVLLASCPPGVRRDIYLLEVQPGSERISQPHIPNTIEHIIIAKGRALVGPVESAVELDVGDYITYPGDELHIFRALEADTLALLVIEHS encoded by the coding sequence TTGAATACCCCTATCAGCATTATTGCTAACGCTTTAGTGCGTGAACGTCAGCGAGCAGGTCTGTCACTGGCTGAAGTAGCACGCCGCGCAGGGATCGCCAAATCTACGCTGTCACAACTGGAAGCGGGAAATGGTAATCCGGGCATTGAGACGCTGTGGTCGTTGTGCGTGACGCTGAATATTCCCTTTTCACGTCTGCTGGAACCTGATGCACGTCGCCTGCAGGTGATACGACGTGGAGAAGGTCTGTCGGTTACCGCCGATCTGGCCGATTATCAGGCCGTTTTGCTGGCATCCTGCCCACCCGGCGTGCGGCGTGATATTTATCTGCTGGAGGTCCAGCCGGGGAGCGAACGCATTTCACAGCCTCACATCCCCAATACCATTGAGCATATTATTATTGCCAAAGGGCGTGCGCTGGTTGGTCCGGTAGAGAGTGCTGTGGAGCTGGATGTGGGTGATTACATTACCTATCCGGGCGATGAGCTTCATATCTTCCGGGCACTGGAAGCCGATACGCTGGCACTGCTGGTCATTGAGCACAGTTAA
- a CDS encoding AzlC family ABC transporter permease, with the protein MRFPQMQLLDKGVIKAIFLVCLADGIVGLSYGSLASADGFPLWVPLALSTLVLAGASEFLFIGIVAGGGSPFTAAAAGLLVNARHLPFGIAVKDLVGTGPRGWFGCHIMNDESVVFGISQPQLAQRRSAYWLCGIGIGFIWPVSVMTGAAIGQFIPDVSVIGLDAVFPAILIALIFPALRQRRTRIPATVGALLSLLATPLVPAGMPVLFSLLGLLTWRSRK; encoded by the coding sequence ATGCGTTTTCCGCAAATGCAGTTGCTGGACAAAGGGGTAATTAAAGCGATTTTCCTGGTCTGCCTGGCTGATGGGATCGTCGGTTTATCTTATGGCTCGCTGGCCTCCGCCGACGGATTTCCGCTCTGGGTGCCACTGGCGCTCTCAACGCTGGTGCTGGCGGGGGCGTCAGAGTTTCTGTTTATTGGCATTGTGGCCGGTGGCGGCAGCCCCTTTACCGCCGCCGCTGCGGGCTTGCTGGTGAACGCGCGTCATCTGCCGTTCGGTATTGCGGTAAAAGATCTGGTGGGAACGGGCCCGCGGGGTTGGTTTGGCTGTCACATCATGAACGATGAAAGCGTGGTATTCGGAATCTCTCAGCCTCAACTGGCTCAGCGTCGTAGCGCTTACTGGCTGTGCGGCATCGGCATCGGCTTTATCTGGCCTGTCAGCGTGATGACCGGCGCGGCGATAGGGCAGTTTATTCCTGATGTCTCGGTGATTGGGCTGGATGCGGTATTCCCGGCCATTCTGATTGCCCTCATTTTTCCCGCGCTGCGACAGCGACGAACCCGGATCCCTGCCACTGTCGGGGCGTTACTCTCGCTGCTGGCGACGCCACTGGTTCCGGCGGGCATGCCGGTGTTGTTCTCACTGCTGGGCCTGCTGACATGGAGATCGCGCAAATGA
- a CDS encoding AzlD domain-containing protein, protein MTHQGMIIAGIAMLAAGTYLMRFAGVRLGNRLPVSERTQQILSDAATVLLLAVAATTTLFEGHHFAGEARVAGVGFALLLAWRRAPLIVIILGAAVMTALLRFLGVS, encoded by the coding sequence ATGACGCATCAGGGAATGATCATTGCCGGCATTGCTATGCTGGCCGCAGGGACGTATCTGATGCGTTTCGCAGGCGTCAGGCTGGGAAACCGTCTGCCTGTCAGCGAGCGCACCCAGCAGATACTCTCTGACGCTGCCACTGTCTTGCTGCTGGCGGTAGCTGCGACCACCACGTTGTTTGAGGGGCACCATTTTGCCGGTGAGGCTCGTGTGGCTGGCGTAGGCTTTGCGCTATTACTGGCGTGGCGTCGGGCTCCGCTGATTGTGATTATTCTGGGGGCGGCGGTGATGACGGCGCTGTTACGTTTCCTTGGCGTATCCTGA
- a CDS encoding DJ-1/PfpI family protein: protein MNRPLQIGLLLFPDVTQLDLTGPWEVFARTPDTSCHLVWKDLQPVRSDRGLSVLPTMTFDTCPQLDVICVPGGPGQIALMSDDVTLNFLQKQAAQAQWITSVCTGSLVLGAAGLLKGYRATSHWSSIDQLALLGADPVSQRVVRDRNRISGAGVTSGIDFALTLVAEIAGDAVAKAVQLQMEYDPQPPFTSGSPKTAPPQEVEQAKAKMAAFIATRRAATMRAAQRLQAEQLPDAGNTQ, encoded by the coding sequence ATGAATCGTCCGTTACAGATTGGCCTTTTACTCTTTCCTGATGTCACACAACTCGATCTAACCGGTCCCTGGGAGGTGTTTGCGCGCACGCCCGACACCAGTTGTCATCTGGTCTGGAAAGATCTACAGCCAGTGCGTTCCGATCGAGGCCTGTCTGTATTGCCCACCATGACGTTTGATACATGCCCGCAACTGGATGTGATCTGTGTGCCCGGCGGACCGGGTCAAATCGCCCTGATGTCAGATGACGTTACGCTGAACTTCCTTCAAAAGCAGGCCGCTCAGGCACAGTGGATTACATCGGTCTGTACCGGATCGCTGGTGCTGGGGGCTGCCGGATTGCTTAAAGGATATCGCGCGACATCGCACTGGAGTTCAATCGATCAGCTGGCCTTGCTGGGTGCGGATCCGGTCAGTCAGCGGGTGGTGCGTGACCGTAATCGCATCAGCGGGGCAGGTGTGACCTCGGGCATCGATTTTGCCCTGACGCTGGTGGCAGAAATCGCAGGTGACGCAGTGGCGAAAGCGGTTCAGCTACAGATGGAATATGATCCACAACCGCCATTCACCAGCGGTTCCCCTAAGACCGCACCGCCACAGGAAGTCGAGCAGGCAAAGGCGAAGATGGCGGCGTTTATTGCTACGCGCCGGGCCGCAACCATGCGTGCCGCACAGCGACTACAGGCTGAACAGCTTCCGGATGCCGGGAATACGCAATAG
- a CDS encoding alpha/beta fold hydrolase, with product MDDLQEALITGREAIYPDWFFNRKSANPHRIDAAARHEYLRVFQQPGALRAGLAFYRAFAQSAEPNRQRARKGKLAVPLLAITADQGSIPDMATPLRAVAHQVSSQIILNCGHFIPDEQPVKLAEILANFFTHTTNKSELTPL from the coding sequence GTGGATGATTTACAGGAAGCACTGATTACCGGCAGAGAAGCGATCTATCCCGACTGGTTTTTTAACCGTAAGTCAGCCAATCCACATCGCATCGATGCGGCGGCCCGTCATGAATATCTGCGTGTTTTTCAGCAACCCGGCGCATTGCGGGCTGGGTTGGCTTTTTACCGGGCCTTTGCGCAGTCGGCAGAGCCGAATCGCCAGCGTGCGCGAAAAGGTAAACTGGCTGTGCCACTGCTGGCAATTACCGCCGATCAGGGATCGATTCCTGATATGGCGACACCGTTACGCGCCGTTGCGCACCAGGTTAGCAGTCAAATTATCCTTAACTGTGGTCATTTTATTCCTGACGAACAACCGGTGAAATTAGCGGAAATACTGGCAAACTTTTTTACTCACACCACGAATAAAAGCGAATTAACGCCTCTGTAA
- a CDS encoding M20 metallopeptidase family protein: MNQEKARLAGEIKAGVNELESQLVAIRRDIHAHPELGFDTLRTARLVTDYLQALGLHPRTGVGRSGVVVDIDGAEPGKTLLLRADMDALPIQEQTGLPFASRYPGKMHACGHDIHTATMLGVATLLPRYRQQLKGRVRLIFQPAEETPESGAEAMIADGVAEGIDWAVTLHNKPELAAGEVALTRGASTASSDEFDVTVHGVSTHAARPHMGTDPILATVHLISQLQTIISRERDPAHSAVLTIGHIQGGTTHNIIPDSCLFQGTIRTKSPEVRAAMEASFKRMCEGVALAQNVRVEVNFQRGVPPLMNDDRLIDSLEEILSHQFDKAIIAQPSASFGAEDFSLFTERVPGCQIHIGSATPGRDDHLHNSDYQPDERSITAGTQALTRLAIDLLS, from the coding sequence ATGAATCAGGAAAAGGCACGACTGGCCGGAGAAATTAAAGCCGGAGTTAATGAACTGGAATCGCAATTAGTGGCGATTCGACGTGATATCCATGCGCATCCTGAATTAGGCTTTGATACGCTGCGCACAGCCAGGCTGGTCACCGACTATCTGCAGGCGCTGGGACTTCATCCCCGCACCGGTGTAGGTCGCAGCGGTGTGGTGGTGGATATCGACGGTGCAGAGCCGGGCAAAACATTGCTGTTGCGCGCCGACATGGACGCGCTGCCAATCCAGGAACAGACCGGTTTACCTTTTGCCAGCCGCTATCCTGGTAAAATGCACGCCTGCGGTCACGATATTCACACTGCGACGATGCTGGGTGTGGCAACGTTATTACCACGCTATCGTCAGCAGCTTAAAGGGCGCGTCCGGCTGATTTTCCAGCCTGCAGAAGAAACACCCGAAAGTGGTGCTGAAGCGATGATCGCGGACGGCGTAGCGGAGGGCATCGACTGGGCTGTCACTTTGCATAACAAGCCTGAACTGGCGGCGGGGGAAGTTGCCCTGACACGCGGTGCCAGCACCGCCTCCAGCGACGAATTCGATGTCACGGTACACGGCGTATCCACACACGCGGCACGTCCGCACATGGGCACCGATCCAATACTCGCCACCGTGCATCTTATCAGCCAGTTGCAGACCATCATTTCTCGTGAACGCGATCCTGCACACTCTGCCGTCCTGACTATTGGGCACATTCAGGGTGGGACTACCCACAATATCATTCCTGACAGCTGTCTGTTCCAGGGCACCATCCGCACCAAATCGCCAGAAGTGCGTGCTGCCATGGAAGCCTCATTTAAGCGGATGTGCGAGGGGGTGGCGCTGGCACAGAACGTGCGCGTGGAGGTTAACTTCCAGCGTGGTGTGCCGCCATTAATGAATGACGATCGCCTGATTGATTCACTGGAAGAGATTCTGTCGCATCAGTTTGATAAAGCGATCATCGCGCAGCCCAGCGCCAGCTTTGGCGCCGAAGATTTTTCACTGTTCACCGAACGGGTTCCGGGTTGCCAGATCCATATTGGTTCGGCCACGCCAGGCCGGGACGATCATCTGCATAATTCCGATTATCAGCCTGATGAACGAAGCATTACCGCCGGGACGCAGGCGCTGACCCGCCTTGCAATTGATTTGCTCTCTTAA